A region from the Salvia splendens isolate huo1 chromosome 15, SspV2, whole genome shotgun sequence genome encodes:
- the LOC121766694 gene encoding uncharacterized protein LOC121766694, translating to MLFAAMLKSCIKTVKIQFLNPRIYSAASVSHYSSSPNRSAYNLAVQFVLNEAQECQSSKIQRNYPVHEEEEEESSQQPALPCSQISHPWPEWMDLMEKLLKNGYFDEIGNPFANNGQVGSKEANWIRTACLNFARDRYQLIRYLSRKDIMVIAGSGCPSTDRKVANSGKRLRAHVGINEGNVCSSCILRGDCDRAYVTAREDEGGRTVDVMRFLLTYGLHPLIGSVENKPSLNKNVKESVRTLLKEMVDVKVDDHDHDTTHETTQNRTPSTQESGGNQDQSHTHIPLKQGDWICPKCNFVNFARNVKCLRCNGLFQERLKKLSEEQGDLPLKKGDWKCDKCYFLNFARNTRCLQCKENPPKRQLNPGEWECDSCNYINFKRNMVCLKCDHRRPIASQTVNKNNQTQVWHEHERSSRYKGDDSFKFVESENEDQIGSSSYQSPGFKDFPVAGGKSDLSREVQKHDSWKREMAVKSRAVIRETEDSGRHKAYVFQGRREDPASGVDDDMAEWVGKGLGSIISPSLVTMFPHGENLLFIMDNNMGSEGSSQVVVPRSFRLLEELERGEKGIGDGTVSYGMDDADDVYMQSWTGTIIGPPNTVHEGRIYPLKLFCGKDYPDNPPNVRFQTRINMSCVNLETGVVEPNRFPMLSNWKRECTMEDILIQLKKEMMSPQNRKLSQPPDGNEDARLEKGIVIRCCIL from the exons ATGCTATTTGCTGCAATGCTAAAGAGCTGCATCAAAACCGTAAAGATCCAATTCTTAAACCCTAGAATTTATTCGGCTGCTTCTGTGAGTCACTACTCTTCTTCCCCAAACCGGTCAGCTTATAATCTTGCAGTTCAATTTGTCCTGAATGAAGCTCAGGAATGTCAATCCTCAAAAATCCAGCGCAATTATCCTGTTcacgaggaagaggaagaagagtcTTCGCAGCAACCAGCTCTTCCATGCAGCCAGATTTCACATCCATGGCCCGAGTGGATGGACTTAATGGAGAAACTGTTGAAAAATGGCTACTTTGACGAAATTGGAAACCCTTTCGCCAATAATGGACAAGTGGGCAGTAAAGAGGCGAATTGGATACGAACTGCTTGTTTGAATTTTGCTCGCGATCGGTACCAACTTATACG ATACTTGTCACGAAAAGACATTATGGTAATTGCTGGATCTGGATGTCCGAGCACGGATAGGAAAGTTGCAAACTCGGGAAAGCGTCTAAGGGCTCATGTTGGGATAAATGAAGGAAAT GTTTGCAGCTCGTGTATTCTAAGAGGTGATTGTGACAGAGCGTATGTGACAGCACGTGAGGATGAAGGGGGTAGAACCGTGGATGTTATGCGCTTTTTGTTGACATACGGTCTTCATCCCCTGATTGGTTCTGTGGAAAATAAGCCATCTTTAAACAAAAATGTTAAAGAATCTGTCAGAACATTATTAAAAGAAATGGTGGACGTCAAGGTTGATGACCATGATCACGACACAACACACGAAACTACTCAAAATCGGACTCCATCTACTCAAGAAAGTGGTGGCAACCAAGACCAGAGTCacactcatattccactaaagCAAGGTGATTGGATTTGTCCCAA ATGCAATTTCGTTAATTTTGCTCGAAATGTCAAGTGCTTGAGGTGTAATGGCCTATTCCAGGAAAGGTTAAAAAAGTTATCAGAAGAACAGGGGGATCTTCCTTTGAAGAAAGGCGACTGGAAATGTGACAA GTGCTACTTTCTCAACTTTGCCAGAAATACGAGGTGTTTGCAGTGCAAGGAGAATCCTCCAAAGCGGCAATTGAATCCTGGCGAGTGGGAGTGTGACTC GTGCAATTATATAAACTTCAAAAGAAATATGGTATGTCTGAAATGTGACCACAGGAGACCGATTGCATCTCAAACCGTGAACAAGAATAATCAGACACAGGTTTGGCATGAGCACGAGAGGTCGAGTAGATATAAGGGAGACGATTCCTTCAAATTCGTTGAGAGTGAAAATGAAGATCAAATTGGGTCAAGCTCATATCAATCACCTGGCTTCAAGGACTTTCCAGTTGCTGGAGGTAAGAGCGACTTGTCCCGCGAAGTGCAAAAGCATGACTCATGGAAAAGGGAAATGGCAGTTAAGAGCAGAGCTGTGATTCGTGAAACGGAAGATTCAGGCAGACACAAAGCATACGTATTTCAAGGAAGAAGGGAAGATCCTGCATCAGGCGTTGATGACGACATGGCTGAATGGGTTGGTAAGGGTCTGGGCTCA ATCATATCTCCAAGCTTGGTGACTATGTTTCCACATGGAGAAAATCTGTTGTTCATTATGGATAAt AATATGGGTTCTGAAGGATCTTCGCAGGTTGTTG TACCAAGGAGCTTCAGGTTATTGGAAGAGCTCGAGAGAGGAGAGAAGGGAATAGGAGATGGAACTGTAAGTTATGGGATGGATGATGCCGATGATGTATACATGCAGTCATGGACAGGAACCATCATCGGTCCTCCTAAT ACTGTACACGAAGGGCGCATATACCCGTTAAAACTATTCTGTGGGAAAGACTATCCAGATAATCCGCCAAACGTGAGGTTCCAGACACGGATAAATATGAGCTGTGTAAACCTAGAAACTGGTGTG GTCGAACCCAATCGCTTCCCTATGCTTTCTAACTGGAAAAGAGAGTGCACAATGGAGGATATCTTGATACAGCTCAAAAAAGAAATGATGTCTCCCCAAAATCGTAAGCTGTCTCAGCCTCCTGACG GCAACGAGGATGCTAGGTTGGAAAAAGGGATAGTCATCAGATGCTGCATTCTCTAA